From the genome of Polyodon spathula isolate WHYD16114869_AA chromosome 14, ASM1765450v1, whole genome shotgun sequence, one region includes:
- the LOC121327163 gene encoding mediator of RNA polymerase II transcription subunit 26-like isoform X1 has protein sequence MYQTDASPSPLQLKELLLQSIDGDANVLSMESVAEVISALEKYPITKEELEETRLGRHINNLRKKTLNTELSKRAKRLLKTWRKIALVRQESVVAASGVTAEADTDTLEAAFPETCFPKSADVDNRNFPPITKDLSIIQYNTRIKEVTAVDSPEVIPSPTAEPASPGFLLYRPVTSSKMVPQIANHRHLARSNQVPASPNSGLLNPWLGKPESWPRVCQEPGSLETISPASCSTPPHSLAAVASDYSAIHKCPQSALPFPVNLMEHVEEMQHSSSFQPSTFDNENRKLPILPEIGYNQPKDYIGSPVPAGCLDTERIPSKKKTKRGRKKGRLKDFRVNLDGPQSDKMERPGRLKERRITYNPMTGQIILASQKTMVANHDVGALPVSCGQVSELRERNLQIWDSMDKQDWKEFAKKKIIQKYLSSQCHRLSFPGLEPQEYHEHVRDFIPEDCCPTSPPSLVLPTEPSTSISGVSREVSMEDVSRLHTENWRGVNGCYDDKGNWYDWAQCISLDPYRDEGKLNILPYVCLD, from the exons ATGTATCAAACCGACGCTTCTCCTTCTCCACTTCAGCTAAAGGAGCTATTGCTTCAATCAATAGACGGGGATGCGAAT GTGTTGAGCATGGAGAGTGTGGCAGAAGTTATCTCAGCGCTGGAGAAATACCCCATTACTAAAGAAGAACTTGAG gAAACAAGATTGGGAAGACACATTAACAACTTGCGTAAGAAGACCTTGAACACAGAGCTTTCCAAACGAGCCAAAAGGCTGCTGAAAACCTGGAGGAAGATCGCCCTGGTCAGGCAGGAGTCAGTGGTGGCAGCCTCTGGTGTCACTGCAGAGGCAGACACAGACACTCTGGAGGCGGCCtttccagaaacttgttttccAAAGTCTGCAGATGTAGACAACAGGAATTTTCCTCCTATCACCAAAGACCTATCCATTATTCAATACAACACGCGAATAAAGGAGGTCACTGCAGTGGACAGCCCAGAGGTCATCCCCAGCCCCACAGCTGAGCCAGCGAGCCCGGGTTTCCTCCTCTATAGACCCGTCACCTCTTCTAAAATGGTACCCCAGATCGCCAATCACAGGCATCTTGCCAGAAGCAACCAAGTGCCAGCTAGTCCCAATTCTGGTCTCTTGAATCCTTGGCTGGGGAAACCCGAATCCTGGCCTAGAGTATGTCAGGAACCTGGAAGTTTGGAGACCATTTCCCCAGCCAGTTGTAGCACACCTCCACACAGCCTGGCTGCTGTCGCTTCAGATTACTCTGCGATTCACAAGTGCCCCCAGTCAGCACTGCCTTTCCCAGTCAATCTGATGGAGCATGTTGAAGAGATGCAGCACAGCAGTAGTTTTCAGCCGTCAACCTTTGATAATGAGAACAGAAAGCTCCCAATATTGCCTGAGATTGGTTATAACCAGCCTAAGGACTATATTGGTTCACCAGTGCCAGCAGGCTGTTTAGACACAGAAAGgattccttcaaaaaaaaaaaccaaaagagGGAGAAAGAAGGGGAGGCTCAAAGACTTCCGAGTGAACCTCGACGGCCCACAATCGGACAAGATGGAAAGACCAGGGAGGTTAAAAGAACGGAGAATAACGTACAACCCCATGACGGGGCAGATTATCCTGGCTAGTCAGAAGACAATGGTGGCCAATCACGATGTTGGAGCACTGCCGGTTAGCTGCGGTCAAGTTTCCGAGCTGCGGGAGAGGAACTTGCAGATTTGGGACAGTATGGACAAGCAGGACTGGAAGGAGTTTGCCAAAAAAAAGATCATTCAAAAATACCTGAGCAGCCAGTGTCACAGGTTGTCCTTCCCTGGCTTGGAGCCTCAAGAATACCATGAACACGTGAGGGACTTCATTCCAGAGGACTGCTGCCCCACTTCACCTCCTTCTCTAGTGCTGCCAACAGAGCCTAGCACCAGTATTTCTGGAGTCAGCCGAGAGGTCTCAATGGAGGACGTGTCTCGACTGCACACTGAAAACTGGCGGGGAGTTAACGGTTGTTACGACGACAAAGGAAACTGGTATGACTGGGCGCAGTGTATTTCATTGGACCCTTATAGAGACGAAGGAAAGTTGAATATTTTGCCTTATGTGTGCCTTGACTAG
- the LOC121327163 gene encoding mediator of RNA polymerase II transcription subunit 26-like isoform X2, producing MESVAEVISALEKYPITKEELEETRLGRHINNLRKKTLNTELSKRAKRLLKTWRKIALVRQESVVAASGVTAEADTDTLEAAFPETCFPKSADVDNRNFPPITKDLSIIQYNTRIKEVTAVDSPEVIPSPTAEPASPGFLLYRPVTSSKMVPQIANHRHLARSNQVPASPNSGLLNPWLGKPESWPRVCQEPGSLETISPASCSTPPHSLAAVASDYSAIHKCPQSALPFPVNLMEHVEEMQHSSSFQPSTFDNENRKLPILPEIGYNQPKDYIGSPVPAGCLDTERIPSKKKTKRGRKKGRLKDFRVNLDGPQSDKMERPGRLKERRITYNPMTGQIILASQKTMVANHDVGALPVSCGQVSELRERNLQIWDSMDKQDWKEFAKKKIIQKYLSSQCHRLSFPGLEPQEYHEHVRDFIPEDCCPTSPPSLVLPTEPSTSISGVSREVSMEDVSRLHTENWRGVNGCYDDKGNWYDWAQCISLDPYRDEGKLNILPYVCLD from the exons ATGGAGAGTGTGGCAGAAGTTATCTCAGCGCTGGAGAAATACCCCATTACTAAAGAAGAACTTGAG gAAACAAGATTGGGAAGACACATTAACAACTTGCGTAAGAAGACCTTGAACACAGAGCTTTCCAAACGAGCCAAAAGGCTGCTGAAAACCTGGAGGAAGATCGCCCTGGTCAGGCAGGAGTCAGTGGTGGCAGCCTCTGGTGTCACTGCAGAGGCAGACACAGACACTCTGGAGGCGGCCtttccagaaacttgttttccAAAGTCTGCAGATGTAGACAACAGGAATTTTCCTCCTATCACCAAAGACCTATCCATTATTCAATACAACACGCGAATAAAGGAGGTCACTGCAGTGGACAGCCCAGAGGTCATCCCCAGCCCCACAGCTGAGCCAGCGAGCCCGGGTTTCCTCCTCTATAGACCCGTCACCTCTTCTAAAATGGTACCCCAGATCGCCAATCACAGGCATCTTGCCAGAAGCAACCAAGTGCCAGCTAGTCCCAATTCTGGTCTCTTGAATCCTTGGCTGGGGAAACCCGAATCCTGGCCTAGAGTATGTCAGGAACCTGGAAGTTTGGAGACCATTTCCCCAGCCAGTTGTAGCACACCTCCACACAGCCTGGCTGCTGTCGCTTCAGATTACTCTGCGATTCACAAGTGCCCCCAGTCAGCACTGCCTTTCCCAGTCAATCTGATGGAGCATGTTGAAGAGATGCAGCACAGCAGTAGTTTTCAGCCGTCAACCTTTGATAATGAGAACAGAAAGCTCCCAATATTGCCTGAGATTGGTTATAACCAGCCTAAGGACTATATTGGTTCACCAGTGCCAGCAGGCTGTTTAGACACAGAAAGgattccttcaaaaaaaaaaaccaaaagagGGAGAAAGAAGGGGAGGCTCAAAGACTTCCGAGTGAACCTCGACGGCCCACAATCGGACAAGATGGAAAGACCAGGGAGGTTAAAAGAACGGAGAATAACGTACAACCCCATGACGGGGCAGATTATCCTGGCTAGTCAGAAGACAATGGTGGCCAATCACGATGTTGGAGCACTGCCGGTTAGCTGCGGTCAAGTTTCCGAGCTGCGGGAGAGGAACTTGCAGATTTGGGACAGTATGGACAAGCAGGACTGGAAGGAGTTTGCCAAAAAAAAGATCATTCAAAAATACCTGAGCAGCCAGTGTCACAGGTTGTCCTTCCCTGGCTTGGAGCCTCAAGAATACCATGAACACGTGAGGGACTTCATTCCAGAGGACTGCTGCCCCACTTCACCTCCTTCTCTAGTGCTGCCAACAGAGCCTAGCACCAGTATTTCTGGAGTCAGCCGAGAGGTCTCAATGGAGGACGTGTCTCGACTGCACACTGAAAACTGGCGGGGAGTTAACGGTTGTTACGACGACAAAGGAAACTGGTATGACTGGGCGCAGTGTATTTCATTGGACCCTTATAGAGACGAAGGAAAGTTGAATATTTTGCCTTATGTGTGCCTTGACTAG
- the LOC121327321 gene encoding T-cell acute lymphocytic leukemia protein 1 homolog, with protein sequence MMEKQKPELCQNSLGEVKSPHHDSLKGTEACEKQESTTAPDKDLHDEGTPGDHQNGTPIVINGVTKETAYSASEQKKEMAVIDLARRGGILDIKGREQRGDIIHKVQTTELCRPPIPLPLPPRDPVSETRMVQLSPPAFPLTARAMLYSNVAQPLSTTNSGFGPDPDQYTVFPNNRMKRRTVPYEMEMADVAASPPKIVRRIFTNSRERWRQQNVNGAFAELRKLIPTHPPDKKLSKNEILRLTMKYINFLAKLLSDQEEGEEGSQRGRQGHETGLVREDILQMLSPHSSCGSLLDGDASPDSFTEEQDSIESRTATRSMHHPTLPLEGGGQR encoded by the exons ATGATGGAGAAACAGAAACCGGAGCTTTGCCAAAACAGCCTGGGGGAAGTGAAGTCTCCCCATCACGATTCTCTTAAAGGGACCGAGGCGTGTGAAAAACAGGAAAGCACGACAGCTCCGGACAAGGACCTGCATGACGAGGGGACCCCGGGAGACCACCAAAACGGGACGCCTATCGTTATTAATGGGGTTACCAAGGAAACGGCGTACAGTGCCAGCGAACAGAAAAAGGAAATGGCAGTGATAGACTTGGCCAGGAGAGGAGGGATTCTGGATATAAAAGGCAGGGAACAGAGAGGAGATATCATCCACAAGGTACAGACCACGGAGCTGTGCAGACCACCGATACCCCTACCGCTGCCTCCCCGAGACCCTGTGAGTGAAACTCGAATGGTGCAGCTAAGCCCACCCGCTTTTCCTCTCACAGCCAGAGCGATGCTTTACAGTAACGTTGCGCAGCCTCTCTCCACGACTAACAG TGGTTTTGGTCCAGACCCAGACCAGTACACCGTGTTTCCCAACAACAGGATGAAACGAAGAACAGTCCCGTATGAAATGGAAATGGCTGATG TTGCAGCTTCCCCACCTAAGATAGTTCGGCGAATCTTTACCAACAGCCGGGAGCGGTGGCGGCAGCAGAATGTGAATGGTGCTTTCGCCGAGCTCCGCAAACTGATCCCCACCCACCCTCCCGACAAGAAGCTGAGCAAGAACGAGATCCTGCGGCTCACCATGAAGTACATCAACTTCCTTGCCAAGCTCCTGAGTGACcaggaggaaggggaggagggcAGCCAGCGAGGGAGACAGGGGCACGAGACTGGTCTGGTGAGAGAGGACATCCTTCAGATGCTGTCTCCCCACTCCAGCTGCGGTAGCTTGTTGGACGGAGATGCAAGCCCAGACAGCTTCACAGAGGAACAGGATTCTATAGAGTCCAGAACAGCAACCAGGAGTATGCACCACCCCACCCTGCCACTGGAAGGCGGTGGTCAGCGGTGA